Proteins encoded together in one Lathyrus oleraceus cultivar Zhongwan6 chromosome 5, CAAS_Psat_ZW6_1.0, whole genome shotgun sequence window:
- the LOC127085938 gene encoding transcription elongation factor SPT6 homolog isoform X9, producing MARVRKKSTPEEDEQEKILRKGKRKLASTVDDDDEEDMDEFEVDGFLVGSDEDKEDSGEEDNPKQTQKKKKRKRSSKNIVLDDDDLELIRENKKKMNDGKLKRLKKTGKVTEPMEQSSDDEGSLNDLFEDVTDDSEDDMSDFIVDEEPAIYGKGDSLRPKKFKGMKHSSSLSKEAKHRSGKSGNDPKNMDVAGEGNSVADSDLPERIQMIEDIVGSIPVDRMSIEEESSWILRQLESNINPFFSEAKSCGLGDSVNREDIVRFLELYHIKKYDIPFIAMYRKEQCPSLLRDGKQDDSESTLLNDGEGKPKLNWHKILWIIKELDIKWLHLQKRKSMLQRYYNKHFEDECQMSFLAEESSFHKQIFDSITNMLEKAETEKEIDDVDMKFNLYFPPADEFLSSGYKRPLMKTYYSDCRKAGLSSLARKIGNPEKFSSLVTLNRVGVASEEDPEESPEEMAAIYTCETFRTSEAVLKGARHMASLMLSCEIPFRKHVRSIFMDKALVSTSPTLKGNIAIDSFHEFAGFKWLKDKPLLKFEDSQWLLIQKGEEEELLKVEIKLPDDAVKELLAIFNDAYLKDSEGTSTQLWNEQRKSIVQDTISSILLPSMEKEARALLNAKAKICSLMKYGMQFWNRISVAPYLNNDNAAAQERGVVACCWGNGKPGTTFVMLDSKGELVDIMHAGSLTLRSQNVNDQQRRKSDQKCVLKFLTIHRPKVIVLGAANATCIRLKEDINEIISMMSEDNFQDVSQEMNGLPAVVLGDEGLPHLYEESEISMSQFPRQYGIVKRAVALGRYLLNPLAMVATLCGVNKEVLSWKLNPLERFLSSDEKMEMIEWIMIDITNQVGIDINMGIRHDWLLAPLLFVSGLGPTKAGVLHRELLGGTDVRNRKDLAKFGLNTKRVFCNAVGFLQVSGDDPNFIDTAGNILDRTRIHPESYSLAEELAKAVVTIHYADANDTQVNAIECIQNEPKLLESFDLNEYADRMETEKGEYKRVTLFDMKMELVHGFNDPRSPYQEPTQEDEFYMVTGETGVALIEGERVQATVRRVLARQAFCVLESGISGVLFKEDFSDDIGDIPLTEKLREGVVLKCKIKLIDKSRCQVNLTCKVSELKSVGDQSFRDMDPYYCQGNFDLLSKQESTDKKDVNKNFLSRKISHPHFQNITADQAKEFLAEKIVGEFIFHPSSRGLCYLTLSLKFFDALYVHKDILEGEKSDDMNSLVELGRTLKVGDEIFESIDKVIELYVNPLVVHLKDLINFRKFKKGTKAEVDELLKHEKEEYPNRIPYGIGISFEHPGVFILSYIRSTNPHHEYIALHPKGFKFRKQIFNNVEQLMAYFQNHINDNVARANDQSKDYNDSGGGRGRGRGRGGGGGSCYKCGESGHMARECTQEGGGGGGGGRGGGGGTCYKCGESGHMARECTQEGGGGGGRGGGGTCYKCGESGHMARECTQEGGGGGGRGGGGTCYKCGESGHMARECTQEGGGGGGRGGGGGGACYKCGESGHMARECTQEGGGGGGRGGGSCYKCGESGHMARECTQEGGGGGGWSSSGGRRGGRGRGRGRGSSYSSFSHDDSVDVNDGGGFGTSNGGSGWGGTGGGSGWGGSGGKSWGGNSTNEESNPEKGGWGVTAADNGGSGNDNSGWSSAHGKNATSSGGESGWGATGGKSWGGNSSNKESNTTEGGWGVTTGSGNETGGTSWGGNSTNKESNATKGGWGVTTGSGNEIGGKSWGGNSTNKESNTAVGSWGVMAGSGNETGGKSWGGNSTNNESNTTGGGWGVTAGSGNETGGKSWGGNSTNNESNTTGGGWGVMAGSGNETGGKSWGGTSTNNESNTTGGGWGVTAASGNETGGKSWGGNSTNKESNTTEGGWGVTTGSGNETGGKSWGGNSTNKESNTTGGWGVTTGSGNQDSGWSSGHWKNAAPSGGESGWGGTNGGSGWGGTGGSGGKSWGGSSTYEENNTAEGGGSGYGGGGGRGSGRGGGACFKCGESGHMARDCTQEGGGGRGGGGRGGGRGGGACFKCGESGHMARDCTQEGGGGGRGGGRGGGACFKCGESGHMSRECTQNGGGGGGGWGGGGRGGGRGGGVCFKCGESGHMARECTQEGGGGGGRGSGGGGACFKCGESGHMARECTQEGGSGGGGGGRYGGGGGGNCFKCGESGHFARECPSSTS from the exons ATGGCGAGAGTAAGAAAAAAATCTACTCCCGAAGAAGATGAACAAG AGAAAATCCTAAGGAAAGGGAAACGGAAATTAGCTTCTACTGTTGACGACGATGACG AAGAAGACATGGATGAGTTTGAGGTGGATGGGTTTTTAGTTGGTAGTGATGAAGACAAGGAAGATAGCGGTGAAGAAGATAATCCTAAGCAAACacaaaagaagaaaaagagaaa GAGATCGTCAAAAAACATTGTTCTTGATGACGATGATCTTGAATTGATCCGTGAGAACAAGAAAAAAATG AATGATGGGAAGCTGAAGAGGCTTAAAAAGACTGGCAAAGTTACCGAGCCGATGGAACAATCTTCTGATGATGAAG GATCTCTTAATGATCTTTTCGAAGATGTGACTGATGATTCTGAAGATGATATGTCAGATTTTATAGTGGACGAAGAGCCTGCTATCTATGGGAAGGGAGATTCTCTCAG ACCAAAAAAGTTTAAAGGCATGAAACATTCATCTTCGCTTTCAAAAGAAGCCAAACATAGATCTGGCAAGTCAGGCAATGATCCTAAAAATATGGACGTAGCTGGAGAGGGTAACTCTGTTGCTGATTCAGACTTACCTGAGAGGATACAG ATGATTGAGGACATTGTAGGATCTATTCCAGTTGACAGAATGAGTATTGAAGAAGAAAGTTCTTGGATACTACGCCAACTTGAATCCAACATAAATCCTTTCTTCAGTGAGGCCAAATCCTGTGGACTAGGTGATTCAGTAAATAGAGAGGATATTGTTAGGTTCTTGGAATTGTATCATATAAAGAAATATGAT ATTCCGTTTATTGCCATGTACCGTAAAGAACAATGCCCCAGTCTTCTGAGAGATGGTAAACAGGATGACTCAGAAAGCACATTATTGAATGATGGTGAGGGAAAACCTAAACTGAACTGGCACAAG ATACTCTGGATAATCAAGGAATTGGACATAAAATGGTTACATCTTCAGAAACGAAAGAGCATGCTCCAAAGATACTATAACAAACATTTTGAGGATGAATGCCAAATGTCTTTCCTTGCCGAGGAATCCAGTTTCCACAAGCAGATTTTTGACTCGATCACCAATATGCTCGAGAAGGCTGAAACAGAGAAAGAGATTGATGATGTTGATATGAAGTTTAATTTGTATTTTCCACCAGCTGATGAGTTCTTAAGTAGTGGTTATAAAAGGCCTCTGATGAAGACATACTATTCCGATTGCAGAAAGGCAGGATTATCTTCACTTGCTAGGAAAATTGGAAATCCTGAGAAATTTAGTTCTCTAGTTACTCTTAACAGAGTG GGAGTTGCCAGTGAAGAAGATCCAGAGGAATCTCCAGAGGAGATGGCTGCAATATATACATGTGAAACTTTTCGAACTTCCGAAGCCGTACTTAAAGGCGCCAGGCACATG gCTTCCTTGATGTTAAGCTGTGAGATACCTTTCAGGAAACATGTCCGCAGCATATTTATGGATAAGGCTTTAGTATCAACTAGCCCTACATTGAAAGGAAATATAGCAATAGATTCCTTTCATGAATTTGCTGGGTTTAAGTGGCTGAAGGACAAACCTCTCTTGAAGTTTGAGGATTCTCAGTGGCTTCTCATTCAGAAGGGTGAAGAAGAGGAACTTCTTAAAGTTGAAATAAAGTTGCCTGATGATGCTGTAAAGGAGTTGTTGGCGATCTTCAACGATGCTTATCTCAAAGACTCTGAAGGAACATCTACTCAACTTTGGAATGAGCAGCGTAAATCAATCGTGCAGGATACTATTTCAAGCATTCTTTTGCCATCTATGGAGAAGGAAGCACGTGCGTTGTTAAATGCTAAGGCCAAAATCTGCTCATTAATGAAGTATGGGATGCAGTTTTGGAACAGAATCTCTGTGGCACCGTATCTAAACAATGACAATGCTGCTGCACAAGAGCGGGGAGTAGTGGCTTGTTGCTGGGGAAATGGTAAGCCAGGTACCACATTTGTCATGTTGGATTCTAAAGGCGAGTTGGTTGATATAATGCATGCCGGGTCACTGACACTGCGATCTCAGAATGTCAATGATCAGCAGCGCAGAAAAAGTGACCAGAAGTGTGTCCTCAAGTTCCTAACAATTCATCGACCAAAGGTTATTGTACTAGGAGCTGCCAATGCGACCTGTATAAGGTTGAAGGAGGACATCAATGAG ATTATTTCCATGATGTCTGAGGACAATTTTCAAGACGTCAGTCAAGAGATGAATGGACTACCAGCAGTTGTATTGGGGGACGAAGGCTTGCCACATCTCTATGAAGAGTCAGAGATATCAATGAGCCAGTTCCCCAGACAATATG GCATTGTAAAGAGAGCTGTGGCCCTTGGACGTTACCTTCTAAATCCACTGGCAATGGTTGCAACTCTCTGTGGAGTCAATAAAGAGGTATTGTCTTGGAAATTAAACCCTCTGGAGAGATTCCTATCAAGTGATGAGAAAATGGAGATGATAGAATGGATCATGATAGATATTACTAACCAAGTAGGTATAGACATAAATATGGGAATTAGACATGACTGGCTGTTGGCACCGTTGCTGTTTGTTTCTGGTCTTGGACCCACGAAAGCTGGTGTTTTGCACCGAGAACTACTTGGAGGTACAGATGTGAGAAATCGGAAGGACTTGGCTAAATTTGGACTGAACACAAAAAGGGTTTTCTGCAATGCTGTTGGTTTTTTACAGGTTTCTGGTGATGACCCAAATTTTATTGATACTGCTGGCAATATCCTTGACCGTACGAGAATTCATCCAGAGTCATATAGTCTTGCTGAGGAATTAGCTAAAGCTGTTGTTACTATACATTATGCTGATGCCAATGATACCCAAGTGAATGCAATTGAATGTATTCAAAATGAACCAAAACTGCTAGAGAGTTTTGATCTAAATGAATATGCTGATAGAATGGAAACTGAAAAAGGTGAATACAAAAGAGTTACTCTTTTTGACATGAAGATGGAACTAGTCCATGGATTTAATGATCCCAGAAGTCCTTATCAGGAACCGACTCAAGAGGATGAGTTCTACATGGTAACTGGAGAAACAGGGGTTGCACTGATTGAAGGAGAAAGAGTTCAGGCAACAGTTCGCCGTGTGCTGGCTCGTCAGGCATTCTGTGTGCTTGAATCTGGAATATCTGGAGTACTGTTTAAGGAGGACTTTTCAGATGATATTGGGGATATACCATTGACTGAAAAATTGCGTGAAGGCGTTGTGCTGAAATGCAAGATCAAACTAATTGATAAGAGTAGATGCCAGGTTAATCTGACATGTAAAGTGAGTGAATTGAAGAGTGTTGGTGATCAAAGTTTCCGCGACATGGATCCCTATTATTGTCAAGGAAACTTCGACTTGCTAAGTAAACAAGAGTCAACAGACAAAAAGGATGTAAATAAAAATTTCTTGTCGAGAAAAATTTCTCATCCCCATTTTCAGAATATAACTGCAGATCAGGCAAAGGAG TTCCTTGCAGAGAAGATCGTTGGGGAATTTATCTTCCACCCAAGTTCAAGGGGTCTATGTTATTTGACCCTATCTCTTAAATTTTTTGACGCACTTTATGTGCACAAAGACATTTTGGAAGGTGAGAAGAGTGATGATATGAATAGCTTGGTTGAACTTGGAAGGACATTAAAAGTAGGAGATGAAATATTTGAGAGCATAGATAAG GTTATTGAACTCTATGTCAACCCATTGGTAGTTCATCTGAAAGATTTGATTAATTTCCGAAAATTTAAAAAGGGCACCAAAGCGGAAGTTGACGAACTATTGAAACACGAGAAGGAGGAATATCCAAACAGGATACCATATGGCATTGGCATTTCGTTTGAGCATCCTGGGGTTTTTATATTGTCTTACATTAGAAGTACAAATCCACATCATGAGTATATTGCTCTCCATCCAAAAGGATTCAAATTCAGGAAGCAAATATTCAACAATGTTGAGCAGCTGATGGCATATTTCCAAAATCATATCAATGATAATGTTGCACGAGCAAATGACCAATCAAAAG ATTACAATGACAGTGGGGGTGGCCGCGGCCGCGGTCGTGGTCGTGGCGGGGGTGGTGGTTCATGCTACAAATGTGGTGAGTCGGGTCACATGGCTAGGGAGTGCACTCAGGAGGGTGGTGGAGGTGGAGGTGGAGGGAGGGGCGGTGGTGGTGGAACATGCTACAAATGTGGTGAGTCAGGTCACATGGCTAGGGAATGCACGCAAGAGGGTGGTGGAGGTGGAGGGAGGGGTGGCGGTGGAACATGCTACAAATGTGGTGAGTCAGGTCACATGGCTAGGGAATGCACTCAAGAGGGTGGCGGAGGTGGAGGAAGGGGTGGTGGTGGAACATGCTACAAATGTGGTGAGTCGGGTCATATGGCTAGGGAATGCACTCAGGAGGGTGGCGGAGGTGGAGGGAGAGGCGGCGGTGGTGGCGGAGCATGTTACAAATGTGGTGAGTCAGGTCACATGGCTAGGGAATGCACTCAAGAGGGCGGTGGAGGTGGAGGGAGGGGAGGTGGTTCATGCTACAAATGTGGTGAGTCAGGTCACATGGCTAGGGAATGCACTCAAGAGGGTGGTGGAGGTGGAGGGTGGAGCAGCAGTGGTGGGCGAAGAGGTGGAAGAGGCCGTGGCCGTGGACGTGGTTCTAGCTATAGCTCTTTCTCTCATGATGATAGCGTTGATGTCAACGATGGTGGTGGGTTTGGTACTTCAAATGGTGGGAGTGGATGGGGAGGAACTGGTGGTGGGAGTGGATGGGGAGGGAGTGGTGGTAAAAGTTGGGGTGGAAATAGTACTAATGAAGAAAGCAATCCCGAAAAAGGTGGTTGGGGGGTCACAGCTGCCGATAATGGTGGATCTGGAAATGATAATTCTGGATGGAGTTCCGCTCATGGGAAGAATGCAACCTCTTCTGGTGGTGAGAGTGGATGGGGAGCAACTGGTGGTAAAAGTTGGGGTGGAAATAGTTCTAACAAAGAAAGCAATACAACAGAAGGTGGTTGGGGAGTCACAACTGGATCGGGAAATGAAACAGGTGGTACAAGTTGGGGTGGAAATAGTACTAACAAAGAGAGCAATGCAACAAAAGGTGGTTGGGGAGTCACAACTGGATCTGGAAATGAAATTGGTGGTAAAAGTTGGGGTGGAAATAGTACTAACAAAGAGAGCAATACAGCAGTAGGTAGTTGGGGAGTCATGGCTGGATCTGGAAATGAAACTGGGGGTAAAAGTTGGGGTGGTAATAGTACTAACAATGAAAGCAATACAACAGGAG GTGGTTGGGGAGTCACGGCTGGATCTGGAAATGAAACTGGTGGTAAAAGTTGGGGTGGTAATAGTACTAACAATGAAAGCAATACAACAGGAGGTGGTTGGGGAGTCATGGCTGGATCTGGAAATGAAACTGGTGGTAAAAGTTGGGGTGGTACTAGTACTAACAATGAAAGCAATACAACAGGAGGTGGTTGGGGAGTCACGGCTGCATCTGGAAATGAAACTGGTGGTAAAAGTTGGGGTGGAAATAGTACTAACAAAGAAAGCAATACAACAGAAGGTGGTTGGGGAGTCACAACTGGATCTGGAAATGAAACTGGTGGTAAAAGTTGGGGTGGAAATAGTACTAACAAAGAAAGCAATACAACAGGTGGTTGGGGAGTCACAACTGGATCTGGAAATCAAGATTCTGGATGGAGTTCTGGTCATTGGAAGAATGCAGCTCCTTCTGGTGGTGAGAGTGGATGGGGAGGGACTAATGGGGGAAGTGGATGGGGAGGTACTGGAGGGAGTGGGGGTAAAAGTTGGGGTGGAAGTAGTACATATGAAGAAAATAATACAGCAGAAGGCGGAGGCAGTGGCTATGGAGGCGGTGGTGGACGAGGAAGTGGACGAGGTGGTGGGGCGTGTTTCAAGTGTGGTGAATCGGGTCACATGGCTAGGGACTGCACCCAAGAGGGAGGTGGAGGGAGGGGTGGTGGTGGACGGGGAGGTGGTAGAGGTGGTGGGGCGTGCTTCAAATGTGGTGAATCAGGTCACATGGCTAGGGACTGCACCCAAGAGGGTGGTGGAGGTGGACGAGGAGGCGGAAGAGGTGGTGGGGCGTGCTTCAAGTGTGGTGAGTCGGGTCACATGTCTAGGGAATGCACCCAGAATGGTGGTGGAGGTGGAGGAGGATGGGGAGGCGGTGGACGAGGAGGCGGAAGAGGTGGTGGCGTGTGCTTCAAGTGTGGTGAGTCAGGGCACATGGCTAGGGAATGCACCCAGGAGGGTGGAGGAGGTGGAGGGAGGGGTAGTGGCGGTGGTGGAGCATGCTTCAAATGTGGCGAGTCTGGTCACATGGCTAGGGAATGCACCCAAGAGGGTGGCAGTGGCGGAGGTGGTGGAGGGAGGTATGGGGGCGGCGGCGGTGGAAACTGTTTCAAATGTGGGGAGTCTGGGCATTTTGCGAGAGAATGCCCATCCAGCACTAGTTGA